A genomic segment from Elusimicrobiales bacterium encodes:
- a CDS encoding OAM dimerization domain-containing protein, protein MMVKAYGDTLNDGSVQLSFTLPVKCSGKAKEAARLYVLKLGFRECQIVEAAPLSDEFTFFVAYGRTDAAIDYDRVDYTDAVGEDRLSMDEVNAFIREKFKRHVVVVGACTGTDAHTVGIDAIMNMKGFNHHFGLERYPMIEAHNMGAQVPNEKLIEFALQVNADALLVSQVVTQKEVHVRNLANLIELLEAGHLRDKFIVIAGGPRISNKLAVELGYDAGFGSGAYADDVATFIVKKMEESIRR, encoded by the coding sequence ATGATGGTCAAGGCTTACGGCGATACTCTTAACGACGGCTCGGTCCAGCTTTCCTTCACCCTGCCGGTGAAATGCTCCGGCAAGGCAAAAGAGGCCGCGCGGCTGTATGTGCTGAAACTCGGTTTCAGGGAATGCCAGATTGTGGAGGCCGCCCCGCTTTCGGATGAATTCACGTTTTTTGTGGCTTACGGCAGAACCGACGCCGCCATTGATTACGACAGGGTTGACTACACCGATGCCGTGGGCGAGGACCGCCTGAGCATGGACGAGGTCAACGCTTTTATCCGAGAAAAATTCAAAAGGCATGTGGTGGTGGTGGGCGCCTGCACCGGCACGGACGCGCACACCGTGGGCATAGACGCCATCATGAACATGAAAGGCTTCAACCATCATTTCGGGCTGGAGCGCTACCCCATGATAGAGGCGCACAACATGGGCGCGCAGGTCCCCAACGAAAAGCTGATAGAGTTCGCCCTCCAGGTCAACGCCGACGCGCTGCTTGTGTCGCAGGTGGTTACGCAGAAGGAAGTGCATGTGCGGAACCTGGCCAATCTGATAGAACTGCTGGAAGCCGGGCATTTGCGCGACAAATTCATAGTCATAGCCGGCGGCCCCCGGATAAGCAACAAGCTGGCGGTTGAGTTGGGCTACGACGCGGGTTTCGGCTCCGGCGCCTACGCCGACGACGTGGCCACCTTCATAGTAAAAAAGATGGAGGAAAGCATACGGCGTTGA
- a CDS encoding lysine 5,6-aminomutase subunit alpha yields the protein MKSKLGISAAKIAKARRLAAQIAAPVQKFIAGHTTTTVERATLRLMGADMVSSGGVPVPNIAVDSLRDKLSGGVSRWYISALLKTGKTPQELNADIAGGLDISKLPLADFSAIKKAASGLAAQFDRKVSAHVARRNGRLNRYRKNAKSPLLYVIVATGNIHEDVKQARAAVLQGADVIAVIRTTAQSLLDYVPFGATTEGFGGTYATQENFKIMRAALDEVEPQAGRYIRLVNYASGLCMPEIAAMGAIERLDMMLNDSMYGILFRDINMYRTFVDQNFSRMINARAEIIINTGEDNYLTTSDAVEKAHTVLASQLINERFALNAGMEKRFMGLGHAFEIDPSLKNGFLYELAQARLAREVFPEHPLKYMPPTKFMTGDVFKGYAMNAMFNFVSKATGQSIHLLGMLTEAIHTPFLQDRYLAVTNALYVMNAMDGLAGEIEFKRGGIIAKRAAQVLDETVDFLEQTAETGLFGAIEKGMFADIKRPKNGGKGFDGVVEKGPDYWNPFEDYLKKELGL from the coding sequence ATGAAAAGCAAGCTGGGAATTTCGGCGGCAAAGATAGCCAAAGCGCGCAGGCTGGCCGCGCAAATAGCCGCGCCGGTGCAGAAATTCATAGCCGGGCATACCACCACAACGGTGGAGCGCGCCACTTTGCGCCTGATGGGCGCGGACATGGTCAGTTCCGGCGGCGTTCCGGTTCCCAATATCGCCGTGGATTCGCTAAGGGACAAATTGTCCGGCGGAGTTTCCCGCTGGTATATAAGCGCGCTGCTCAAAACCGGCAAGACGCCGCAGGAGCTTAACGCCGATATCGCCGGCGGGCTGGACATCTCAAAACTGCCGCTGGCGGATTTTTCAGCGATAAAAAAAGCGGCCTCCGGGCTGGCCGCGCAGTTTGACAGGAAAGTATCCGCCCACGTCGCCCGCCGCAACGGGCGGCTGAACCGCTACAGGAAAAACGCGAAGTCGCCGCTGTTGTATGTAATCGTGGCCACCGGCAATATCCATGAGGATGTAAAACAGGCCCGGGCCGCCGTTTTGCAGGGGGCGGATGTAATAGCCGTAATACGCACCACGGCGCAGAGCCTGCTGGACTACGTCCCCTTCGGCGCGACGACGGAAGGCTTCGGCGGCACCTACGCCACGCAGGAGAATTTCAAAATCATGCGCGCCGCGCTGGACGAGGTGGAGCCGCAGGCGGGCCGCTATATCCGGCTGGTCAATTACGCCTCCGGGCTGTGCATGCCGGAAATCGCCGCCATGGGGGCGATAGAACGGCTGGACATGATGCTAAACGACTCCATGTACGGAATCCTGTTCCGCGACATCAACATGTACCGCACCTTCGTGGACCAGAATTTCTCGCGCATGATAAACGCCCGCGCCGAGATAATCATCAACACCGGCGAGGACAATTACCTCACCACCTCCGACGCCGTGGAAAAGGCGCATACCGTGCTGGCCTCGCAGCTTATAAACGAGCGTTTCGCGCTCAATGCCGGGATGGAAAAGCGCTTTATGGGGCTTGGCCATGCCTTTGAAATAGACCCTTCGCTCAAAAACGGCTTCCTCTACGAGCTGGCGCAGGCCCGCCTGGCGCGCGAGGTGTTCCCTGAACATCCGCTAAAATACATGCCGCCCACCAAGTTTATGACAGGCGACGTGTTCAAGGGATACGCGATGAACGCGATGTTTAACTTCGTCTCAAAGGCGACGGGGCAGAGCATTCATCTGCTGGGAATGCTGACCGAGGCGATACACACGCCGTTTCTGCAGGACCGCTACCTCGCTGTCACCAACGCGCTGTATGTGATGAACGCGATGGACGGCCTGGCCGGGGAAATAGAGTTCAAGCGCGGCGGCATAATCGCAAAGCGCGCGGCGCAGGTGCTGGATGAAACCGTTGATTTCCTGGAGCAGACCGCGGAAACCGGCCTTTTCGGCGCGATAGAAAAAGGGATGTTCGCCGACATAAAACGCCCCAAAAACGGCGGCAAGGGCTTTGACGGCGTGGTTGAAAAAGGCCCCGATTACTGGAATCCGTTTGAAGACTATCTTAAAAAGGAGCTTGGCTTATGA
- a CDS encoding fumarate hydratase yields the protein MKKLYLPDLSVLAKAVKSAEFAKAGDVRVDGGSVRVSARSLRALAKAAVAQAQFFLPRGYLRELSHISADRRASSGDKFAAAMLLENAAVAAEGRLPLCQDTGTVIIRALKGERVITGADDAQYLALGARDAYIEGDFRFSQMLPGPRGEKNSGDNMPVEAEILAVPGAEYLLAFIIKGGGSSNRTEFHAKPGYFLSGGRLEEFLASRIAALGAQACPPYSLGFAAGGTSPELCVKTASLAASGLLDFLPHKPCAMFRDAALEKRLLAAAEKTGAGAQFGGKYQAHSVRAVRMSRHGASLFIAMAVSCCAPRMVLAKINRRGIWLERRAQLPPGRTELIEKFSRLKLNLDLPARELLRSLDGVPAGTRVFLSGHAIAARDLAHAGFAALLQSGKKPDYLRYPIYYAGPCRTPRGLACGSFGPTTSSRMDDYMPVLLSAGAGLVTIGKGARGPQARAAIKRAGGVYFSAMGGAAAVTARRFITESRVIDFPELGMEAVRLLRFENLPAVLSIART from the coding sequence GTGAAAAAACTTTATCTGCCGGACTTGTCCGTCCTGGCCAAAGCCGTGAAATCCGCGGAGTTCGCAAAAGCCGGCGATGTCCGCGTTGATGGCGGCTCCGTGCGCGTTTCCGCGCGGAGTTTGCGCGCGCTTGCAAAAGCGGCGGTAGCTCAGGCGCAGTTTTTCCTGCCGCGCGGCTATTTGCGGGAGCTTTCGCATATCAGCGCGGACCGGCGCGCTTCTTCCGGCGATAAATTCGCCGCCGCCATGCTGCTGGAAAACGCCGCCGTCGCCGCGGAAGGCAGGCTGCCCCTGTGCCAGGACACCGGCACCGTAATAATCCGCGCATTGAAAGGCGAGCGCGTGATTACCGGCGCCGACGACGCGCAATATCTCGCGCTGGGCGCGCGGGACGCCTATATTGAAGGCGATTTCCGCTTTTCCCAGATGCTGCCGGGCCCGCGCGGCGAAAAAAACAGCGGCGACAATATGCCGGTTGAGGCCGAAATACTGGCCGTTCCGGGCGCGGAATACCTGCTTGCCTTCATAATAAAAGGCGGCGGCTCCTCCAACCGGACGGAGTTTCATGCAAAACCCGGCTATTTCCTGTCTGGCGGGCGGCTGGAGGAATTTCTGGCCTCGCGCATAGCCGCGCTGGGCGCGCAGGCCTGCCCGCCGTATTCGCTTGGTTTTGCCGCGGGCGGAACCTCGCCGGAGCTGTGCGTCAAAACCGCCTCGCTGGCCGCGTCGGGCCTGCTGGATTTCCTGCCGCACAAGCCGTGCGCCATGTTCCGCGACGCCGCGCTGGAAAAACGGCTGCTTGCCGCCGCGGAAAAAACCGGCGCCGGCGCGCAGTTCGGCGGAAAATATCAGGCGCATTCGGTACGGGCGGTCCGAATGTCCCGGCATGGCGCTTCGCTTTTTATAGCGATGGCGGTTTCCTGCTGCGCGCCGCGCATGGTTCTTGCGAAAATAAACCGCCGCGGCATCTGGCTGGAGCGGCGGGCGCAACTCCCGCCCGGCAGGACGGAATTGATTGAAAAATTTTCCCGCCTGAAATTGAATCTGGATTTGCCCGCAAGGGAATTGCTCCGCTCTCTGGACGGGGTTCCGGCGGGGACGCGGGTTTTTTTAAGCGGCCATGCCATAGCCGCGCGCGACCTGGCCCATGCCGGATTCGCCGCGCTGCTGCAATCCGGCAAAAAGCCGGACTACCTGCGTTATCCGATATACTATGCCGGCCCGTGCAGGACGCCGCGCGGGCTGGCTTGCGGCTCTTTCGGGCCCACCACCTCCTCCCGCATGGACGACTATATGCCGGTTCTGCTTTCCGCCGGGGCGGGGCTTGTAACCATAGGCAAGGGCGCAAGAGGCCCGCAGGCCCGTGCCGCCATAAAGCGCGCCGGCGGGGTTTATTTTTCGGCGATGGGCGGCGCGGCGGCGGTTACGGCGCGGCGGTTTATAACCGAGTCGCGCGTGATTGATTTTCCCGAACTGGGGATGGAGGCGGTGCGGCTGCTGCGGTTTGAAAATCTGCCCGCCGTTCTTTCCATAGCGCGGACATGA
- a CDS encoding exodeoxyribonuclease III, producing MLKFLSWNVNGARAAAKKGALDWLLLQDAAICALQETKARREQLPPEIAAPPGWFAYWNAAERPGYSGTAVFAREEPLSVRYGFGEPEFDGEGRMTALEYPRFHFLNFYFPNGGSGPERLDFKLRFYAKFLEHAGGLLASGKTVIVCGDVNTAHTELDLARPKENEAVSGFLPQERQWLDKFFAAGFADTFRVFNKDGGHYTWWDMKTRARERNSGWRLDYFLIDKPSLPKLKDAFILADAQGSDHCPVGITMDL from the coding sequence GTGCTGAAATTCCTCTCCTGGAACGTAAACGGCGCGCGCGCCGCCGCTAAAAAGGGCGCGCTGGACTGGCTTCTGTTGCAGGACGCTGCAATTTGCGCGCTTCAGGAGACAAAGGCGCGCCGGGAACAATTGCCGCCGGAAATAGCGGCCCCGCCGGGCTGGTTTGCGTACTGGAACGCCGCCGAAAGGCCCGGCTACAGCGGCACGGCGGTTTTTGCGCGGGAGGAGCCGCTGTCTGTCAGATACGGATTTGGCGAGCCGGAATTTGACGGCGAGGGGCGCATGACGGCCCTTGAGTATCCGCGCTTCCATTTCCTGAATTTCTATTTTCCCAACGGCGGCTCCGGGCCGGAGCGGCTGGATTTCAAGCTGCGTTTTTACGCGAAATTCCTTGAACATGCGGGCGGGCTGCTGGCCTCCGGCAAAACCGTCATCGTTTGCGGCGATGTGAACACGGCGCATACCGAGCTGGATCTTGCCCGGCCAAAAGAGAATGAAGCCGTCTCCGGCTTCCTGCCGCAGGAGCGGCAATGGCTGGATAAATTTTTCGCCGCCGGTTTTGCCGACACCTTCCGCGTTTTCAACAAAGACGGCGGACATTACACCTGGTGGGACATGAAAACCCGCGCGCGGGAGCGCAACTCCGGCTGGCGGCTGGATTATTTCCTGATAGACAAGCCTTCGCTGCCAAAGTTAAAGGACGCCTTCATACTGGCGGACGCGCAGGGCTCCGACCATTGCCCCGTCGGAATAACGATGGATTTGTGA
- a CDS encoding glycosyltransferase family 2 protein: MNGIIPSFFYHPAARDALVIFSNTVQMYLFTVWTSYFVMSFWGLKKRVPLPAPGGRLNRFAVVLPAYNEEEVIGHAVESLFKLDYPRELFDVWVVADHCTDRTAEIAKSRGANVFLNDGDSPRGKARALLALDRSLLETGKYDAFCYFDADSLAHPGFLRAMSDHLNAGHQAMQGMERSKNPDFNFLSRICHVGKVMQIYYGQLPKYRLGLSATLHGKGMCFSADIVRRFPWDPRALTEDIELQARLIRHGVPIYYAPQAVVFDESPVTMRQMVLRSLRWTKGALYAANKHIWGTFRRFLMHGDLRALESFSRFSMCYRLLLVGSAAALIYIYRDAFNLLYWIFDHPSGARFSVKLMNWIPVYLWPAYALYRERSGWRDYATYIVMPWFYLFLGIPIFAASVFSYKRSSHWYRTEHGCAVSISELVEGKRC; encoded by the coding sequence ATGAACGGCATTATACCCTCGTTTTTCTATCATCCGGCGGCGCGCGACGCGCTGGTCATTTTCTCCAACACCGTGCAGATGTATCTTTTCACGGTCTGGACCTCGTATTTCGTGATGAGTTTCTGGGGGCTTAAAAAGCGGGTGCCGCTTCCCGCGCCGGGCGGCAGGCTCAACCGTTTTGCCGTGGTGCTGCCCGCTTATAACGAGGAGGAGGTCATCGGCCACGCGGTTGAGAGCCTGTTCAAGCTGGACTATCCGCGCGAGCTCTTCGACGTCTGGGTGGTGGCCGACCATTGCACCGACCGCACCGCGGAGATAGCCAAATCGCGCGGCGCGAATGTGTTCCTCAACGACGGCGACTCGCCGCGCGGCAAGGCCCGCGCGCTGCTGGCGCTGGACCGCAGCCTGCTTGAAACCGGCAAGTACGACGCGTTCTGCTATTTTGACGCCGATTCGCTGGCCCATCCCGGTTTCCTGCGCGCGATGAGCGACCACCTCAACGCCGGGCATCAGGCCATGCAGGGGATGGAACGTTCCAAAAACCCGGATTTCAATTTCCTCTCGCGCATCTGCCATGTCGGCAAGGTCATGCAGATTTACTACGGGCAGCTGCCTAAATACCGGCTGGGACTGTCGGCCACGTTGCACGGCAAGGGGATGTGCTTTTCGGCGGATATCGTGCGCCGTTTCCCCTGGGACCCCCGCGCGCTGACAGAGGACATAGAATTGCAGGCCCGCCTTATCCGCCACGGCGTGCCGATTTATTACGCGCCGCAGGCGGTGGTGTTTGACGAATCCCCCGTTACCATGCGCCAGATGGTGCTGCGCAGCCTGCGCTGGACAAAGGGCGCGCTTTACGCCGCCAACAAGCATATCTGGGGCACATTCCGCCGCTTCCTGATGCACGGCGATTTGCGCGCGCTGGAGTCGTTTAGCCGGTTTTCCATGTGCTACCGGCTGCTTCTCGTCGGCAGCGCGGCGGCGCTGATATATATTTACCGCGACGCCTTCAACCTCCTGTACTGGATTTTTGACCATCCGTCGGGCGCGAGGTTTTCGGTCAAGCTGATGAACTGGATTCCCGTTTACCTCTGGCCCGCCTACGCGCTCTACCGCGAGCGTTCCGGCTGGCGGGATTACGCGACCTACATCGTCATGCCCTGGTTCTATCTGTTCCTGGGAATACCGATTTTCGCGGCCAGCGTATTCAGCTATAAACGCTCCTCCCACTGGTACCGCACCGAGCATGGCTGCGCCGTCTCTATCTCGGAACTGGTGGAGGGCAAGCGGTGCTGA
- a CDS encoding ATP-binding protein: protein MMRKNRLSSAVMDALMHDIKNPLASVILAVTSSQSRPGLPPDLGGMLGMAYSSALLVQRLVDCAQRACALEDGRLAPERRAVELRPLLERAAGEAAPLCGSSRARAEIEISPRLPHEICADPDMLRNVIVNLLLDAARYSPNCAGVRLSAFANGGRAVFCVSDSGPRCPPALLKSYFAKHPPSALRRLRRGAGLNRRYCLLAVKAHGGSIRAENSAGGMAVRVEIPL from the coding sequence ATGATGCGAAAAAACCGGCTCTCCTCCGCCGTCATGGACGCGCTGATGCACGATATCAAGAACCCGCTGGCTTCGGTCATACTGGCTGTAACCTCTTCCCAGTCCAGGCCGGGCCTGCCGCCGGATTTGGGCGGGATGCTGGGCATGGCTTATTCAAGCGCGCTGCTCGTGCAGCGGCTGGTAGATTGCGCGCAGCGGGCCTGCGCGCTGGAGGACGGGCGCCTCGCGCCGGAGCGGCGCGCGGTTGAGCTGCGCCCGCTTCTGGAGCGGGCTGCGGGCGAGGCTGCCCCGCTTTGCGGTTCTTCCAGAGCGCGGGCGGAAATAGAAATTTCTCCCCGGCTTCCCCATGAAATATGCGCGGACCCGGACATGCTGCGCAACGTTATCGTTAATTTGCTGCTTGACGCCGCCAGATATTCCCCGAACTGCGCGGGTGTCAGGCTGTCGGCTTTTGCAAACGGGGGCCGCGCCGTGTTTTGCGTAAGCGACAGCGGGCCGCGCTGCCCGCCTGCGCTGCTGAAAAGCTATTTCGCCAAGCATCCTCCCTCCGCGCTGCGCCGGCTGCGGCGCGGCGCGGGGCTTAACCGGCGCTACTGCCTGCTGGCCGTGAAGGCGCACGGCGGCTCCATCCGCGCCGAAAATTCCGCCGGCGGCATGGCCGTCCGGGTTGAGATTCCGCTATGA
- a CDS encoding metallophosphoesterase gives MFPAFIILLTAAAPAGAASLSRGPYVEDVSVNSAQVRWRTDISTVAWLNYGPPPECGQFLAISPEGMEHEVSLYGLVPGGQLCYKVYVPESDGAVAASTGSFRTLRPPDQRMLSFAALGDSGTGEGAQDEIAARLEKYNPDFVIHTGDLTDNGLDSTADDKFFRPFASVMRKAPFFISPGNHEYAPPKVAAKAARNFFSANYARYHRMPQSPGSPHYYSFSSANALFVCLDTNYPVVKYAPSAARGSPQYLWLEQTLAKSAAMWKFVFLHVPLYSSGGHGSGKALTAALAPLFEKYGVDIVFQGHDHDYERTQPLKAGAVSQEYGVIYITLGGGGSPLYIKCSENPWSDKFASEYHFGVGEINGSGFKFTVYNRENKVIDSVAISK, from the coding sequence ATGTTCCCTGCGTTTATCATTCTGCTGACTGCGGCCGCTCCGGCGGGGGCCGCGTCGCTTTCCCGCGGGCCGTATGTGGAGGATGTGTCGGTCAACTCCGCGCAGGTGCGCTGGCGCACGGACATATCCACCGTGGCCTGGCTGAATTACGGCCCGCCGCCGGAATGCGGGCAGTTCCTGGCAATCTCCCCCGAAGGCATGGAACATGAGGTTTCGCTCTACGGCCTTGTGCCGGGCGGGCAGTTGTGTTACAAGGTTTATGTCCCGGAGAGCGATGGCGCGGTGGCGGCGTCCACCGGCTCTTTCCGCACGCTGCGCCCGCCGGACCAGAGAATGCTTTCCTTCGCCGCGTTGGGCGATTCCGGCACCGGCGAGGGGGCGCAGGACGAAATAGCCGCCCGGCTGGAAAAATACAATCCCGATTTCGTCATACACACCGGCGACCTGACTGATAACGGCCTGGATTCCACCGCGGACGATAAATTCTTCCGGCCATTTGCCTCCGTCATGCGCAAGGCCCCGTTTTTCATCTCTCCGGGAAATCATGAATACGCCCCGCCCAAGGTTGCGGCAAAGGCCGCGCGCAATTTTTTCTCCGCCAACTACGCGCGGTATCACCGGATGCCGCAAAGCCCCGGCTCGCCGCATTATTATTCTTTTTCAAGCGCAAACGCGCTTTTTGTCTGCCTTGACACCAATTATCCCGTGGTGAAATACGCCCCCTCCGCCGCCAGAGGCAGCCCGCAGTATCTCTGGCTGGAGCAGACGCTTGCCAAAAGCGCCGCCATGTGGAAATTTGTGTTCCTGCATGTGCCGCTTTATTCCAGCGGGGGGCACGGCTCCGGCAAGGCGCTGACAGCCGCGCTGGCCCCGCTGTTTGAAAAATACGGCGTGGACATTGTGTTTCAGGGCCACGACCACGATTACGAGCGCACCCAGCCGCTCAAAGCCGGAGCCGTTTCTCAGGAATACGGGGTCATATATATCACCCTGGGCGGCGGCGGCAGCCCGCTTTACATAAAATGCAGCGAAAACCCCTGGTCCGACAAGTTCGCGTCCGAATACCATTTCGGCGTCGGGGAAATTAACGGCTCCGGTTTCAAATTCACGGTTTACAACCGCGAAAACAAGGTCATAGACTCCGTGGCTATATCCAAATGA
- a CDS encoding phosphatase PAP2 family protein, which produces MASHLRHKKAFTLKSQLVARTEAVAGADSPTQNLTSIPAGYVRKILHRNVPPAAGEFRNPTAISGFTGLRACPHFFVPNLLRPFSSRFSQPTAISGLSGRLRLLPAALILAAAQCAGICAGGPRDGAAAAYYVPAERFTQAAFPPPPSVDSEEQRADDAVLEQWRKKRTDADCLRANRTFYITFAHLWGENSPFPQPLPPEVRDFFSRVDSDIGTAARMMKNRYRRPRPDNQNPCPDPRAADGRPGGGGYSYPSTHAAISRVFAEALADLVPKRRDEFIAAADGIAFDRVVIGVHYPSDISAGKKFGVMFHDEMLKSEAYRRDMAQAKIFLLSPR; this is translated from the coding sequence ATGGCTTCGCATCTCCGGCACAAAAAAGCGTTTACCCTGAAATCGCAGTTGGTTGCGAGAACCGAGGCGGTGGCTGGCGCGGACAGTCCGACGCAGAATTTGACGAGCATACCCGCCGGGTATGTAAGGAAAATTCTGCACAGGAATGTCCCGCCAGCCGCCGGCGAATTCCGCAATCCAACTGCGATTTCCGGGTTTACAGGCCTGCGGGCCTGCCCGCACTTTTTTGTGCCGAATCTGCTTCGCCCTTTTTCGTCCCGGTTCTCGCAACCAACTGCAATTTCCGGGTTATCGGGGAGATTGCGCCTGCTGCCGGCGGCGCTGATTCTGGCGGCGGCCCAGTGCGCCGGAATTTGCGCCGGCGGCCCGCGCGATGGGGCCGCAGCCGCATACTATGTGCCGGCGGAGCGGTTTACGCAGGCAGCCTTTCCGCCGCCTCCGTCTGTGGATTCCGAAGAGCAGCGCGCAGACGACGCCGTTCTGGAGCAGTGGCGCAAAAAGCGCACGGATGCGGACTGCCTGCGCGCCAACCGGACCTTCTATATCACATTCGCTCATTTGTGGGGGGAAAACAGCCCCTTCCCGCAGCCGCTCCCCCCGGAGGTTCGGGATTTTTTCAGCCGCGTGGATTCGGATATCGGAACAGCCGCCCGAATGATGAAAAACCGCTACCGCCGCCCCAGACCTGACAACCAAAATCCCTGCCCGGACCCGCGCGCCGCGGACGGGCGGCCCGGGGGCGGCGGGTATTCGTATCCCAGCACACATGCCGCCATCTCCAGAGTTTTTGCCGAGGCGCTGGCGGACCTGGTCCCGAAACGGCGGGACGAGTTCATCGCTGCGGCAGACGGCATTGCTTTTGACAGGGTGGTGATAGGCGTTCATTATCCCTCCGACATCTCCGCCGGCAAAAAATTCGGCGTCATGTTCCATGATGAAATGCTGAAATCGGAAGCCTACCGGCGGGATATGGCGCAGGCGAAAATCTTTCTGCTCTCCCCGCGCTGA